DNA from uncultured Desulfovibrio sp.:
TGGCGGAACCCTTGCGGCTGCATCAGGGCATGAGCCGCTCTGAAGCCCGCGAGGCTGCCATAGACCTGCTGACGGAAGTGGGCATTCCCGCGCCGCAAAGCCGCTATGACGATTACCCGCACCAGCTCTCGGGCGGTATGCGCCAACGCGTCATGATTGCCATGGCATTGTCGTGCAAACCTGCCCTGCTACTGGCTGATGAACCCACCACAGCTCTGGATGCCACGATTCAGGGCCAGATTCTGCGTCTGCTGGCGGCCCGCTGCCGCGAGCGCCGCATGGCCGTGCTGCTGATTACCCACGATCTCGGCGTAGCCGCCCAGATGGCGGACACAGTGGGCGTCATGTATGCCGGGCGCCTGGTAGAATGCGCTCCGGCCCAGGAGCTGTTCGCCGACCCGCGCCACCCCTACACGCAGGGATTGCTGCACGCTGCGCCCAGCGCCCGTTCACGCGGCCTTGAGCGCCTGCCAACCATACCGGGCACGGTTCCATCCCTTGCCAACATGCCTGCGGGGTGTCCATTCCACCCCCGCTGCAAGTCTGCCCTTGCGCGTTGCGCCGCCGAAATGCCGCCCGCAGTGGTCAGCGGCGCGCACAGCACGGCCTGCTGGCTTGTCGGCCAGCCCTAGCCGAGCCCCCACGCGGGCAATCATCACGCTCAGC
Protein-coding regions in this window:
- a CDS encoding ABC transporter ATP-binding protein, whose amino-acid sequence is MNKPSTQAPSPLLQLENLSVTFATADGPLPAVRSINLCLHEGETVCLVGESGCGKSLTAKAILRLTPPNAVLEGRILLHVQNLLELSEKKMRSVRGRQVGMIFQEPMTSLNPVLKIGDQVAEPLRLHQGMSRSEAREAAIDLLTEVGIPAPQSRYDDYPHQLSGGMRQRVMIAMALSCKPALLLADEPTTALDATIQGQILRLLAARCRERRMAVLLITHDLGVAAQMADTVGVMYAGRLVECAPAQELFADPRHPYTQGLLHAAPSARSRGLERLPTIPGTVPSLANMPAGCPFHPRCKSALARCAAEMPPAVVSGAHSTACWLVGQP